The genomic segment GGTTGCGGCCAGGCGCCCAATCGCCTGGCGCGGGCCTACCACAGCGGCGATACCGCCGACGCCTACTGGGTGATCGGCCAGCTCGCCCAGCGCTACCCCCACGCCATCAAGGTCGCCGCCGGGGTGTCGCTGGGGGCCAACATGCTGGTCAAGCTGGTGGCGGAACAGGGCGGCGATGGACTCGATCTGGCCGGTGCCATCGCCATCTGCGCGCCCCTCGACCTGGCCGCCAGTGCCGATGCCTTGAACACCGGCTTCGCCCGGGTCTACCAGCGCCATCTGCTGCGCTCGCTGAAGCGCAAGGTGATGGCCAAGATGGCCCAGGGGCCCATGCCGATCGCACTGTCACCGCACCAGCTCAAGGAGCTCGACAGCTTCTGGGCCTACGACAACGAGGTCACCGCACCGCTGCACGGTTTCAGCTCGGCCAGCGATTACTATCGGCGCGCCTCGGCGGGTCGCCTGCTCGGCGATATCGAGCTGCCGACGCTGATCCTGCACGCCGCCGACGACCCCTTCATGCCCGGCGACCTGTTCGACCGCCTGCCGACACCCTCGGACTCGGTGCGCGTGGAGATCGCCCGCCACGGCGGCCACGTGGGCTTTCTCGAATACCGCCGCGGCGGGCTGCGTTCATGGCTGGGTCGGCGCGTCGCCGAGCAGCTCAACGACTGGTCGGCGCTGGGCAGCGCCGCCAGCGGGCAGCCGATCCCCTCGGCTAGCCGATCGGACAGCTGACGCCGGTGCCCTTCAGTCCGCAGTAGCCGTTGGGGTTCTTGGCCAGGTACTGCTGATGGTACTCCTCGGCCAGGTAAAACGCCTCGAGGGGGGCGATCTCGGTGGTGATGGCGCCCCGCCCAGCGCCTTGCAGCGCTTTTTGATAGGCGTCGCGACTGCCTTCGGCGGCCTCGAGCTGCGCCTCGTTGGTGGTGTAGATCGCCGAACGATACTGGCTGCCGCGGTCGTTGCCCTGGCGCATGCCCTGGGTCGGGTCATGGGCCTCCCAGAACACCTGCAGCAGCGTCGTGAACGGCATTCGGGCGGGGTCGTAGACCACCCGCACCACTTCGGTGTGGCCGGTCAGCCCGCTGCAGGTCTCCTCATAGGTCGGGTTGGGCGTATAGCCGCCGGCGTAACCCACTGCCGTGACGTACACCCCGGGAAGCTCCCAGAACAGCCGCTCGGCACCCCAGAAGCAGCCCAACCCCAACACCACCTGCTCATGGCCGTCGGGAAACGGCGGCAGCATGCTGGCGCCGTTGACTAGATGCCGGCCGCTCACGCGCAGCGCTGTGTCGCGCCCCGGCAGTGCGCGTTCGGGCTCCACCATGCCTGCCTTGTCACCCAATAGCATACCGCTCTCCTTTATCCTCTTGGCGCCTTAGCGCGCCTCTTCGGCACGTCCCAGGCTGAAGCTGTAGACCAGGTCAACGGCCTGGGCTGCTCCTGAGACAGCCTGCAGATACAGATTACGCCACAGCGTGTAGCGCAGCGTCAGCTCGGCAATCGGCGAGAAGATCCCGACCCCATAGCTGACGCGCAGATCGTCGGTCAGCTGCCCGCTGACCACCACCTGACTCTCGTCGCCGGTGCCGGCGGTCTCGAGCGCCAGGTCGTCGACGCCGAAGGCCTGACCGATCTGCCCCACGGCACCGCCGGTCTGTGACAGCGACAGGCCGATCAGCGCCGAGGCCAGGGCGCCGTCGGCGTCGCCCTCGCCAGGCGCCCGGCCGCGCAGCAGATAGGAGAGCGCGCGGCCCTCGTCCATCGATGGCTCCGAGAAGACCTGCAGGTCGGGGGCTTCAGCGGCGCCGGTCACCCGCAGCCCGGCGATCACGTCGTCTTCGGTGACGTTGGGATTGCGAATCGCCTCGAAGTCGAGCAGCGGTTGATCGGCGGGGCCGCTGAACAGCAGCTGCCCACGGCGAATCAACAGATCCTGTCCAAAGGCGCGGAAGCGGCCATCGACCAGGTTGACCTCGCCGAACAGTTGCACCGGCCCGGTCTGCTGGCGCACCTGCAGGTTGCCGCGCAGCCCACTCTCCAGTCCATAGGCCTCGAGCTGCATGTCGGGGCCCAGTGCCAGGTCGATCTGGACGTCGAGCTGAATCCCGGCCTCCGCCAGTGCCTGGGAGGTGGCTTCGTCGGCGCCCTCTTCGGCGCGTTCGGCGGCCCGCTCCGCTTCACGCTCGGCGCGGCGTTCGTCGCGCTCGCTGATGATCACTTCATCGCTGCTGGGGGTGATCGCCGAGGCCGGCATCTGGCCGATCTCGAGACGCGCCCAGGGCACATCGACCTGGCCGCGTACTTCGAGCCGCTCGGGGTCGGCCTCGATCGACAGGTTGGGTGCGATGCGCAGACGGCCGATATCGGGCAGCTCGGCGAGCAGCGGATCACGGCGACCGTCGAGGGTGATCGCCGCCTGCCAGGCATCGGCGGTGGGCCAACTGGCGCTGCCGTCGATGGTCAACTGGCCCTGCTCGGCGGCGATCAGGCCGCGGATATCGGCGCGGTCCCCGGCCAGCAGGATCTCCAGATTGCCGTCGCGCACCTCCACCGGCACGTCGCCGCCGCGTGCTTCCAGGCCGCTGAGACGGATATCGCCATCCAGGCTGGGCGAGGCCAGGCTGCCGCCGATGGCCACATCACCGCTCAACGTGCCTTCCAGGGTCTGCATATCCGCCACCAGCGCCTGGTAGGGCGCCAGGCGGATGTCATCAAGTACCAGGCGGCCGCTGAGCGGGCCCTGGTTGACCGGGTCATCGATATCGACGCTGAGGCGTATATCGCCGGCATCGGCCAGCGAGATGCCCAGCTCGGCCTCGGCGCGCGCCTGGCTGGCATCGATATCTAGGCGAAGTCGCGAGGCCGGCAGCTCCCAGGGCTGGCCGAAGGCATCCAGGCCGCTGAGTGCCAGGTCGCTGCCAAGGCCCAGGGCGAGTGACCAGCGGCTGCCGCCCGCCGCCCATTCGGCGCGCAGGTCGGCCTGGGTCTCGCCGTCCACCGACCAGCCCTCGGGCATGAACTCCTCGAGCAGCGACATGGGTAGATCGCTTATCGCCAGCGCCGCACTGCCCTGCTCGCCGCTGGCGCGCAGGGTATCGGTCACGCACAGGCGTCCGCCGCGGTCGTAGACCAGGCAGAAAGGCTGCACCTGCACGCTGCCGGCGTCGAGGTTGGCGGCCAGCTCGATGGGCTGGTCGAGCCGCACGTCGCCGTGCTCGCTGTCGACCTCGAGCGGCGACAGGCTCGCCCGGTAGCGATCGCGGGCCTGGTTCATGCTGCCGTCGAGGGCCAGCGCCGCCCGCGATAGCGGCATGCCGGGGCCGGCAAGGGCCTCGAGTTCGAGGCGATGGGCGGACAGTCGACCGTCGAGGCCGAGGCTGACGCTGGAGAAGCGCTGGCCGCCGGCGTTGAGCTGCTCGATCTCGAGTGCCGCGTCGAGGCTCGGGTCGTCGAGGCCGCTGACCCGCGCGCTCAGCGTCAGCTGTTCGAGACGGTTGTCGGCGGCGGAGAGCGAATCGCCGACCAGCTCGAGGCGCAGCTGCGGCGCCTCGAGGGTGCCAGCGACGTCGAAATCGCCCTGCAGGCTGCCGCCCAGTTCCTGTGACAGCGCGGCGAGGTCGGGCGCACGCAGGCTGCCGCTCAGGTCGAGGCGCTCGGCGACGCGGCCGCGGGCGGTGAGACGATTGTCCGCCTGGCGCAGATCGAGGTTGGCAATGTCCCACTGCATCTCGCTGTTGCCACTCAGCTCGGCGTCCAGGGCCAGCGGCAGGTCCTGCAGCTCGCCGCGGATGCTCAGTGCGGGGACGTCCAGCGCCCAGCCTTCGGGTGACTGGGCGAAGCCCAGCCGGGCATTGCCGCTGAGCCGGCCCTGAACCGCATCGGTGAAGGCGCCGGGGTCGAGATTGTTGAGCTGCAGTCGGGTGCTGACGTCTACCCCGTCGGACCAGCGCACCTCACCGTGGCTGATCAGCGAGCCGGCCTGCTGCACGGTGACCGATAGCGGCGTCCAGTTGAAGTGCTCGAGGTCGCCATTGCCGTTCAATGCCAGGCGCGTGGCGGGCAGCTCGGGGCCCTCGGCATTGACCGACAGCGCGGCCTGATACTCGAGCAGGCTACCCTCGAGGCGCAGCACCAGGTCGTTGAGGGCATAGGGCGGTTCGGCGTCCTCGTCACGCATCGCCGCCAACGGCCACTCGAGTCGCTCGGCGCGGGCAGTGACGCGCATCGGCAGCGTGGGATCGAGGACGTCGAGGCGAGCCGTGATCTGGCTAGCGAGCTGGCCGCGAGTGGTCAGTTGGGCGTCGAGTACGGCGAGGCTGCCGGCTAGCGTAAGGCTGAACCGCTCGCCGGCCAGTTCGGGCATTATCTCCGGGAGAAAGAGTTCGCCGTCGAGTTGCGCCTCGAGCGGATAGTCGTCGCGCAGCGTGACGCTGGCGGCCAGCGACAGGTCCGCGTCGGCGGTAGCCAGCTCGAGACTCGTCACATCGACCTGCTGGCCCGTGGCGCTGATCGCCAGCGCCAGGCGCTCGACGCGATATTCGACGGGGCCTTGGAGCTCACTGTCGAGGATCTCCAGGGATGGCACGCTGACGTTGAGCGGCAGCGAGATCTCCGGCAGCGCGATACGCTCGCGCTCCTCCAGCGGCAGGCTGGCCAGCCCCTCCAGCTCGGCCGCGGCTTGCGCGGGGAGCGGCGACTGGGCGGCGATGGCGGCATCGATGGCCGCGGCCTCGATACGCGGCGTGGCGTCGTCCTCGGGGGGCAGTGCCAGCCTGGCCCCCGGCGTCAGCGGCAGCATGACGCGCAGGCCGTGCAGCTGGGTGGCATGCAGCTCGAGGTCGCTGCCGGTGGCAGTGGCGCCGCTGGTAAAACGCTCCCAGTGCAGACGGGTGCCGTCGCCGAGCTGGATATCGATATCCTCGAGGGACAGCGATCGGAGCTCGATGGGGAACGGCAGGGAGATCGGCCCGCTATCGTCGGCCGTCTCCGCGGCCGGCACCGGGTCATCGGTAGCCGGATCGCCAGCCGCCAGCCGCACGCTCAGCCCGCGTACCGCCAGGCGTTCGATGCACAGTCGGCCGCTGAGCAGGCAGTCATCGGCCCAGGCCAGTTCGAACTCCGCCAGGCTGACGCTGGCGGGCCCGGCGTCGAGCCGTAGCCCGTCGAGTTGCAGGCGATCGAGCGGTGCGCCCTGCGCCGATTCATAGCTGTACCAGCCGCGCTGCTGTCCCTGTTCCAGCAATATTCCGGTGCCCCACGGCGACAGCGCAAGGCCGAGCGCGAAAATCACCAGTCCCATCAGCCATAGCGGCAGCCAAAGTGCGGCGCGTACCAGCGCCCAGATCAGTCGTGTAATGGTCAGAACTCCGGTCCGATCGCGAAGTGAATTCGCCAGTCGTTGTCGTCGTCATCAAGCGGATGGGCCACATCGAAGCGGATGGGACCCACCGGTGAGATCCAGCGCACCCCGAGGCCGACCCCGGTATTGAGCTGGTCGGGGCCCCAGTCATCGAAGGCGTCGCCGGTGTCCACGAAGGTTGCTCCCCACCAGTCGCCGGTGACGCGGCGCTGGTATTCGAGGCTGGCGGTGAGCAGCTGCTGACCGCCGAGCCGGGACCCCTCCTCGTCGCGCGGCGTCAGCGTCTCGAAGGCGTAGCCGCGCACCGTCCGATCGCCACCGGTAAAGAAGCGCAGCGAGGGTGGCATGCGCTCGAACTCGGAGGTCTCGATGCTGCCCAGGCCTAACCGACCGATGAAACGGTTGTCCCGTCCCAGCATGCGGATCCACTGCGAGTCGGCGGTGGTGCGGAAGAACTCGATATCCGAGCCCCAGGCGGTGTTCGAGTACTCGAAGGCGACCCGCTGGCGATCGCCCCAGCTGGGGAAACGCGGGTTGCGGGTGCGGGTGCGCGACCAACTGATGCCGGGATAGAGCAGAAAGGTCTGATCGTCGTCGACCCCCTGGGTGAAATCTTCGAAGGTGCTGCGCAGGTAGGCGCTCTGTACCCAGCCGTTGTCGAACTCCCAGCGTCGCGCCAGCTCCACCGAGGCCTCGAGGCTACGGGTATCGTCGCTGTCGCGGTGGCGAAACCCGTACTGCAGCCGATAGCTGTCGCGCAGCGGGTCTTCCAGCGGTATCGCATACTCGCCGGTGAAGCGCTGCTCGGGCCCTGAGAGAAACAGATCGTGGTTGAGGCTATGACCGAGGCTGTTGATCCACGGCTGATTCCAGCCCAGGCGCATGCGCGGTCCCACATCGGTGGCATAGCCTATCCCGACCTCGAACTGGTGACGGTCGGCCGGCACCAGATTGACGTCGATGGGCACCTCCAGCGACTGCGGGGTCAGGGCACGTACCGCGGCAAGGCTCTGGGCGCTGATCATCGGCCCCTCGATCGGGGTGTCGGCCGGGGGCGCCGCGGGGGCGCCCTCACCTTGCAGGTCAGCCTGCTGCCACCAGCCGGGCCCGGCGGGGGCATCCAGCGCCAGGCTGGTGTCGCCGCCGACCCGCGGACGCACGCTCATCGAACTGAACCAGTTGCTCTGCCCCAGGCGCTGGTTGTAGCGGGCGATATCGCCGGCCAGATAGGGGTCGCCCGGCTCGAACGGCAGCATGCGACGCAGGCGATCCTCGTCGATGTGGCTGCCGTGGAAGCGCGGTTCGCCGAAGCGGTAGCGCGGCCCGCTGTCGAGGGTCAGATAGAGACGTGCGCTCTGTTCCCAGGGCCGCACTTCCATGCGCCGATCGATAAAGCGCGAATCGAAGTAGCCGCGCTCCAGCGACAGCGACGAGAGGCGGTTGCGCAGGCGATCGTAGGGAGCATGTTCGAGGGGATCGCCTTCGCTGAGCGGAAAGTCAGCGACGGCGTCGATGAAATTCTGGTCGCGCCGGGCTTCGCCGCGCACCTGGAAGTCCAGCGACTGGATCACCACTTGCGGCCCCGGCTCGACCATCACCGTGACACGCTCCACCGGGTCGCCGGCAAACCCCAGCTGCAGCTGGGGCTCATAGTACCCGAAGACGCGCAGCGCCTCGCGGCTGCGGCGGCGCACTACCGACTCCAGCCGGGACTGGCTGTACTGCGCGGCATCCAGGCCATCCAGGTAGAGCACGATGTTGTCGGCAGCTCGGCCGCTAATGCCTTCGACGTCGGCATCCAGTGCCCAGGCCGGCGCGAGACTTGTCAGGCAGACGAGGCCCGCCGTCAGGCGCATCAAAGCGCGACATTCCATATCAGTTTCCCAGCTGGCTCTGAATGACTTCGAGTTGTGCACTGGTCGCGAGCTGCGACTGGCGGAGCTCCGTCAATTCTCCGCGAGTCGAGCTCAGGCTCTCGCGCAGGTCGGTCAATGCCTGCTGATCATCCTCGCGCTGGGCATCCAGTTGCTCGAGCGAGGCCTGGAGCGCATCCAGGTCGTCGACCATCTGATCGAGACGCTGCGGGTCGAATGCCGGCTGCTCATCGAGTCGCGTGGCCAGGGCCTGCTGCGCCTCTTCCAGGCGTTCCAGCCGTGGCTCGAGTTCACCCCACTCATCGCTGAGCGATGCCAGCGCCGGTGCCTGTTCATCGACGCGGCTCTCGAGGCGCTCGAGGCGGCTGCCGAGCGCGGCCCTGGCCTGCTCGCCGCCCTCCTCCAGGGCATCCAGCGACTGACGAACCACGCCCACCAGCGACTCGAGTGACGCCATGTCCTCGCTCAGCGTGGCATGCTGTGCCGCCAGCTGCTCGACCGCTTCGTCCTCAGCGCTGGCCACGCGTATCGACTCGATCAACTGCTCCTGCTCCTCGAGACGATCACGCAGCGCCTGCTGACCCTCGGCCACGGCTCCCAGGCGCTCAGTGATCGGCTCGAGCTCACTGTCCTGCTCGTCATCGAAGCCGTCGAAACGCGCATGCACGTTGGACAGCTGCCCCTCAAGGCGGTCCAGCTCGCGCTGCAGCTGCAGGCGCTCCTGCCAGGCGGCATACGCCAGTCCGGCGAGCCCGGCGAGCAGGACCACCAGCATCAACCACAGCGGCCACAGCCGAGCACTTCGCGGATGACGAAGGTGATCGGCCGTCAGGCTGGTATTGACATCGGGGACGATGGGCGATGAAAGGCGCCGTTCCTCCGGGCGCTCGGCCATAGCGTGACTCCTTGCCGTGAGAGCGTCATGCGACGAACGGGTAACTACCCCGCGATGGGCGGTATCGGCCCGCCCCGTCATTGGCGAGCATACCCTAGGCTGCTATGATCTGGCGACACCGCTTACGCATATATGGTTGCAGCGCAAGGCTTTTTGCAGGAGCACTAGGCACCATGGCATTCGAACTCCCCGCCCTGCCGTACGACAAGGGCGCGCTGGCGCCTCATCTCTCCGCCGAAGCCCTGGAGTACCATCACGGCAAGCACCATCAGGCCCACGTGGATCAACTCAATGCGCTGGTGGAGGGCACCCAATACGATGGCCAGTCCCTGGAAGCGATCATTCGATCCGCCACCGGCCCGCTGTTCAACGAGGCTGCTCAGGCCTGGAACCATACCTTCTTCTGGCACTGCCTGTCGCCCCAGGGGGGCGGAGAGCCAGCGGCTGAGCTGGGCGAGGCGATCAATGCCCAATACGCCAGCTTCGCGGCATTCAAGGAGGCGTTCAATGGCGTCGCACTGAGCCACTTCGGCGCCGGCTGGATCTGGCTCATCAAGCGTGCCGACGGCGGCCTGGAGATCCTCGCGACCCACGATGCCGACACCCCCATCGCCCACGAGCAGACGCCGCTGCTGGTCGTCGACGTCTGGGAGCACGCCTACTACATCGACTACCGCCACGCCCGCGCCAAGTATCTCGAAGCCATCTGGCAGTTGATCAACTGGGCGTTCGTCGACCAGAACTACCGTTGAGAGGCCCACCCTTGGACCAGGCCACGCCGAGCGGGGCCTGAGGGTGTGTCATGCCCACCAGGCCGTCCGGGTCAAGGGTCGGCGCGACGACCGATACCGCGATAGGTCAACCCACGGGCGGCGACATAGGCGGGATCGTAGATATTGCGGCCGTCGAGCACCAGGCGCTTGCTCAGCGACTCGCCGAGACGCCGCCAGTCAGGGTTCCAGTAGCACTTCCATTCGGTAACCAGCATCAGCGCATCGGCGCCCTCACAGGCTGCGTAGGGATCGTCCTCGCACAGCGTCAACAGCGGATGCTCGCCGACCTCCTTGCGCAGCGCCGGCAGCGCTGCCGGGTCGTGGAGGCGCACTTGCACGCCCTGGGCCCACAGCGCGCGCAGCAGCGTCAGCACCGGCGCATGGTCGATACGGGCGGTGCCAGGTTTGAAGGCGGCCCCCCACACGGCCACGGTGAGCCCCTCCAACTGGCCGTGGAAGTGCCCCCACAGCTTGCGAAACAGCGTCTCCTTCTTGTGCTCATTGATGTCCAGGACCTGCTCGAGCAGGGCCGACTCGCGGCCGCTGGCCGACTGCACGTCGGCCAGGCGCATCAGGTCGCGGGAGAAGTTGGGGCCGCCGAAGCCGCAGCCCGGATACAGGTACTGATAGCCGATGCGCGGATCGGCGCCCATCCCCTGACGCACGTGTTCGACGTCGACGCCCAGCGAGTCGGCGAGCCCCGCCACCTCGTTCATGTAGCTGATACGGGTCGCCAGCATGCCGTTGATGGAGAGCTTGGTGAGCTCGGCGGCGCGCCGCGGCATGCGCTGGAAGCTATCGCTGCGACGATTGAAAGCGCGCAGCAGTTCGCGCACCTGGGCGGCGGCCTGGTCGTCCTCGCAGCCCAGCAGCCAGCGACTGGGCCGCGTGAAGGCCTGCCAGGCGCGCCCCTCCTCGAGCATGTCGGGCAGCGCCACCGCCACCTGGCCGGCGTGCCCGAGCAGCGCTTCCAACTGCTCGGTGTCGCCTACCGGGAAGGTCGAGTTGTTGACCACCACCAGCGGCGTGGACTGCAGCCCGGCGATCTGGTCGACGCTGTGGGTGGCCAGCTCCCGCTGGTCGGGGGCCAGCGCCAACCACAGCACGTCGAGCGGCTCGTCGCCGACCAGCGCGGCCACCTCGACTCCGTCATCGGCAATCTTCAGGGCGCCGCCACGCTGGGCTTCCTTGAGCTGATGCAGCAGTTCCGGCTCGCGGATCAGCCAATCGGCCTGCTCGAGCTCGCGCCACGGGTGCTGTGCCAGCGTCAGCCATGCCACTCGGTGTCCGACGCTGGCCAGCGCTGCGGCGGCGGTGGCCGCCGCCAGCTCACTTCCTTGTACCAAGACACGCATCGTGGATTACTCCTTGGCGGCGTACTTATCGAGCAGCTCGGCGAAGCCCTCGGCGTACTTGGGATGACGCTTGGCAAACGCCAGGGTCGCTTCCAGATAGCCAAGCTGGTGCCCGCAGTCGTAGGTGGCGCCGCGCATGCGATAGGCCGCCACGCCCTCGCGGGCGCGCAGCGCATCGATGGCGTCGGTGAGCTGGATCTCGTTGCCGGCACCGGGCGGCGTCTCGGCAAGCAGCGGAAAGATCGCCCCGGGCAGCAGATAGCGACCGATCACCGCCAGGGTCGAAGGGGCCTCCTCGACCTTGGGCTTCTCGACCACCTGGGCCATGGGGGCCGACTCGCCGGGCGCCGGCGTGTCGCCGTCGATAGCCACGATGCCGTACTTGTAGACCAGCTCGCGGGGCACGTTCTCGACCATGATCTGCGACTGGCCGCTGGCGGCGAAGGCCTCGATCATGCCACCCAGGTCATTGCCGCTGAGGCCATCATCGTCGACCAGCACATCGGGCAGCAGCACGGCAAAGGGCTCGTCGTCGCCGATCACCGGCCGCGCGCAGAGCACCGCATGGCCGAGTCCCAGCGGCTCGGGCTGGCGTACGCTGATGATCTTGACGTCGCCGGGAATGATATTGCGCAGCTCCTCGAGCAGCTCGGTCTTGCCCTTGGCCTCGAGGCTGGCTTCGAGCTCGAAATGCTTGTCGAAGTGGTTCTCGATCGCCGCCTTGCTGGAGTGGGTGACCAGCACGATCTCCTTGATGCCAGCGGCCACCGCCTCTTCCACCACGTACTGGATCACCGGCTTGTCGACGATGGTGATCATCTCCTTGGGGATGGCTTTCGACGCGGGTAGGCAGCGCGTGCCGAGGCCAGCTACCGGAAGTACGGCCTTGCGGATCATCGGGATCCCTCCTGATCGTGAGTGCCGCTCGATTATGCCATAGCTATCCCGCCAGCGGATGACGCGGAGCGGCGACAGTCCGCCCTATCGCTGCGCGATGGACGGACAAGTGGTCACCGGTAAGCGTAGAATGGGGCGACCCCGATGCATATACATGAGGCACGAGATGACAGCCACACAGGATTCGGCACAGCACCACGCCGACACGGACCAGGCCAACGTCGATCACGCCGAGGTCGCCAAGTTCGAGGCGCTGGCCAGCCGCTGGTGGGACAGGGACAGTGAGTTCAAGCCGCTCCACGACATCAATCCGCTGCGCCTCGATTTCATCGATGCGCGCGCCGGCCTGGCCGGCAAGACGGTGATCGACGTCGGCTGTGGCGGCGGTATCCTC from the Halomonas sp. 1513 genome contains:
- a CDS encoding UDP-glucose 6-dehydrogenase, with protein sequence MRVLVQGSELAAATAAAALASVGHRVAWLTLAQHPWRELEQADWLIREPELLHQLKEAQRGGALKIADDGVEVAALVGDEPLDVLWLALAPDQRELATHSVDQIAGLQSTPLVVVNNSTFPVGDTEQLEALLGHAGQVAVALPDMLEEGRAWQAFTRPSRWLLGCEDDQAAAQVRELLRAFNRRSDSFQRMPRRAAELTKLSINGMLATRISYMNEVAGLADSLGVDVEHVRQGMGADPRIGYQYLYPGCGFGGPNFSRDLMRLADVQSASGRESALLEQVLDINEHKKETLFRKLWGHFHGQLEGLTVAVWGAAFKPGTARIDHAPVLTLLRALWAQGVQVRLHDPAALPALRKEVGEHPLLTLCEDDPYAACEGADALMLVTEWKCYWNPDWRRLGESLSKRLVLDGRNIYDPAYVAARGLTYRGIGRRADP
- a CDS encoding hydrolase; amino-acid sequence: MSRTIVPADYAPPRGLSNRHVQTLLPRILPRRRLARDTEILNLPDGDFVELAWLRQAPPRDDAPLFILFHGLEGSLDSPYAGELLWSAQQAGWRAVMMHFRGCGQAPNRLARAYHSGDTADAYWVIGQLAQRYPHAIKVAAGVSLGANMLVKLVAEQGGDGLDLAGAIAICAPLDLAASADALNTGFARVYQRHLLRSLKRKVMAKMAQGPMPIALSPHQLKELDSFWAYDNEVTAPLHGFSSASDYYRRASAGRLLGDIELPTLILHAADDPFMPGDLFDRLPTPSDSVRVEIARHGGHVGFLEYRRGGLRSWLGRRVAEQLNDWSALGSAASGQPIPSASRSDS
- a CDS encoding peptide-methionine (S)-S-oxide reductase; the encoded protein is MLLGDKAGMVEPERALPGRDTALRVSGRHLVNGASMLPPFPDGHEQVVLGLGCFWGAERLFWELPGVYVTAVGYAGGYTPNPTYEETCSGLTGHTEVVRVVYDPARMPFTTLLQVFWEAHDPTQGMRQGNDRGSQYRSAIYTTNEAQLEAAEGSRDAYQKALQGAGRGAITTEIAPLEAFYLAEEYHQQYLAKNPNGYCGLKGTGVSCPIG
- a CDS encoding superoxide dismutase (SodB; iron binding; present under aerobic and anaerobic conditions; destroys free radicals) encodes the protein MAFELPALPYDKGALAPHLSAEALEYHHGKHHQAHVDQLNALVEGTQYDGQSLEAIIRSATGPLFNEAAQAWNHTFFWHCLSPQGGGEPAAELGEAINAQYASFAAFKEAFNGVALSHFGAGWIWLIKRADGGLEILATHDADTPIAHEQTPLLVVDVWEHAYYIDYRHARAKYLEAIWQLINWAFVDQNYR
- a CDS encoding UTP--glucose-1-phosphate uridylyltransferase produces the protein MIRKAVLPVAGLGTRCLPASKAIPKEMITIVDKPVIQYVVEEAVAAGIKEIVLVTHSSKAAIENHFDKHFELEASLEAKGKTELLEELRNIIPGDVKIISVRQPEPLGLGHAVLCARPVIGDDEPFAVLLPDVLVDDDGLSGNDLGGMIEAFAASGQSQIMVENVPRELVYKYGIVAIDGDTPAPGESAPMAQVVEKPKVEEAPSTLAVIGRYLLPGAIFPLLAETPPGAGNEIQLTDAIDALRAREGVAAYRMRGATYDCGHQLGYLEATLAFAKRHPKYAEGFAELLDKYAAKE